A genome region from Streptomyces sp. NBC_01296 includes the following:
- a CDS encoding DUF3000 domain-containing protein, with product MAAAQGRFSDGADGVDSAKESSVPLPFRRAVDGLKKARLRPGIEIDPTRPPQRLAPHAYALEAAVVDGEDDLADGRLILLHDPSGHEAWHGTFRLVTLVRAELEPEMAADPLLPEVCWSWLTGALEARGLAYGEASGTVTMASSHYFGGLAERRPATQIEIRASWTPREGVGGVPDTSAHLSAWCELLCQIAGLPPVGPTDSGTGVVSLPQRRGPHHP from the coding sequence ATGGCTGCGGCTCAGGGACGATTTTCAGATGGCGCTGACGGTGTGGACAGCGCGAAGGAGAGCTCCGTCCCGCTCCCGTTCCGACGCGCGGTCGACGGTTTGAAGAAGGCGCGCCTGCGTCCGGGGATCGAGATCGACCCCACCAGACCGCCCCAGCGCCTGGCCCCGCACGCCTATGCCCTGGAGGCCGCGGTCGTGGACGGCGAGGACGATCTGGCCGACGGCCGGCTCATCCTGCTCCACGATCCGTCCGGGCACGAGGCCTGGCACGGGACCTTCCGGCTGGTGACGCTCGTACGCGCCGAGCTCGAGCCCGAGATGGCCGCCGACCCGCTCCTCCCCGAGGTGTGCTGGTCCTGGCTGACGGGGGCGCTGGAGGCGCGCGGCCTGGCGTACGGGGAGGCGAGCGGGACCGTGACCATGGCGAGCTCGCACTACTTCGGCGGACTCGCCGAGCGGCGGCCGGCCACGCAGATCGAGATCAGGGCCTCGTGGACGCCGCGCGAGGGCGTGGGCGGGGTGCCGGACACCTCGGCGCACCTGTCGGCGTGGTGCGAGCTGCTGTGCCAGATCGCGGGGCTGCCGCCGGTCGGGCCGACGGACTCGGGGACGGGTGTGGTCTCCCTGCCACAGCGCCGCGGTCCGCACCACCCGTAG
- a CDS encoding helix-turn-helix transcriptional regulator produces MSVLLEQPASLVAYRPNKPTAMVVVADPRVRSTVTRHLWALGVRDVIEASSIAEARPRVGSPRDICVADVHLPDGSGLTLLSETRAAGWPNGLALSAADDIGAVRNALAGGVKGYVVTGTRTNIGLPTRPGAAPIGAAAARMHRRPPGAPSHPGGYRELSGREVEVLRLVAEGQSNKAIGVSMGLSALTVKSHLARIARKLGTGDRAGMVAVALRTGIIH; encoded by the coding sequence GTGTCCGTTCTTCTCGAGCAGCCCGCAAGCCTGGTCGCCTACCGCCCGAACAAGCCGACGGCCATGGTCGTCGTGGCCGACCCGCGCGTGCGTTCCACCGTGACCCGCCATCTGTGGGCCCTCGGAGTCCGTGACGTGATCGAGGCGTCGTCCATCGCGGAGGCCCGCCCCCGCGTCGGCAGCCCGCGCGACATCTGCGTGGCCGACGTACACCTGCCCGACGGTTCCGGTCTCACCCTGCTCTCCGAGACCCGGGCCGCCGGCTGGCCGAACGGCCTGGCCCTGTCCGCCGCCGACGACATCGGCGCCGTACGCAACGCCCTCGCGGGCGGAGTGAAGGGCTACGTCGTCACCGGCACGCGGACCAACATCGGGCTCCCCACCCGGCCCGGCGCCGCCCCCATCGGCGCTGCCGCCGCCCGTATGCACCGCCGCCCCCCGGGTGCCCCGAGCCACCCGGGCGGCTACCGCGAGCTCTCCGGCCGCGAGGTCGAGGTCCTGCGCCTCGTCGCGGAGGGCCAGTCCAACAAGGCCATCGGCGTCTCGATGGGCCTGTCCGCCCTGACCGTCAAGTCCCACCTCGCCCGCATCGCCCGCAAGCTGGGCACCGGTGACCGGGCCGGGATGGTCGCCGTCGCCCTGCGGACCGGGATCATCCACTGA
- a CDS encoding ribonuclease D — translation MTDAQETAADLRTTTGGGPPDDVEKAPIPLLEPREGIPPVVADEDALARVVAAFAAGTGPVAVDAERASGYRYGQRAYLVQLRREGAGSALIDPVGCPDLSALGEALSGTEWILHAATQDLPCLREIGMVPTSLFDTELAGRLAGFPRVGLGAMVESVLGYALEKGHSAVDWSTRPLPEPWLRYAALDVELLVDLRDALEKELDRQGKLEWARQEFDAIAAAPPAPPRKDPWRRTSGMHKVRRRRQMAVVRELWESRDRIAQRRDVSPGKVLGDAAIVEAALALPANVHALQALPGYGQRMGRRQLEQWMAAVDRAKALPESALPQPGATPAGPPPPRSWVDKDPAAAARLAAARTAVSALAEGLNLPQENLITPDTVRRLCWEPPQRLEADAVAQALAVHGARPWQIEQVTPALVTALAATA, via the coding sequence GTGACCGACGCCCAAGAGACCGCAGCAGACCTGCGCACCACCACCGGGGGCGGCCCCCCGGACGACGTCGAAAAGGCGCCGATTCCGTTGCTCGAGCCCCGTGAGGGGATCCCTCCGGTGGTCGCCGACGAGGACGCACTCGCCCGGGTGGTCGCGGCCTTCGCCGCGGGCACCGGACCCGTGGCCGTCGACGCCGAGCGCGCCTCCGGATACCGCTACGGCCAGCGCGCCTATCTGGTGCAGCTGCGCCGCGAGGGCGCAGGATCCGCGCTGATCGACCCGGTCGGCTGCCCCGACCTGTCCGCACTGGGCGAGGCCCTGTCCGGTACCGAGTGGATCCTGCACGCCGCCACCCAGGACCTGCCGTGCCTGCGCGAAATAGGCATGGTTCCCACCTCCCTGTTCGACACCGAGCTGGCCGGCCGCCTCGCCGGCTTCCCGCGGGTCGGACTGGGCGCGATGGTCGAGAGCGTGCTCGGCTACGCGCTGGAGAAGGGCCACTCCGCCGTCGACTGGTCCACCCGTCCGCTCCCCGAGCCGTGGCTGCGCTACGCCGCGCTCGACGTGGAGCTGCTGGTGGACCTGCGGGACGCGCTGGAGAAGGAACTGGACCGGCAGGGCAAGCTGGAATGGGCCCGGCAGGAGTTCGACGCCATCGCCGCCGCCCCGCCCGCGCCGCCGCGCAAGGATCCGTGGCGCCGTACGTCCGGCATGCACAAGGTGCGCCGGCGCCGGCAGATGGCCGTCGTACGGGAGCTGTGGGAGTCCCGGGACCGGATCGCGCAGCGGCGTGACGTGTCGCCCGGCAAGGTGCTGGGCGACGCCGCGATCGTCGAGGCCGCGCTCGCACTGCCGGCGAACGTGCACGCGCTGCAGGCCCTGCCCGGGTACGGACAGCGGATGGGCCGGCGCCAGCTGGAGCAGTGGATGGCCGCCGTCGACCGGGCGAAGGCCCTGCCCGAGAGCGCGCTGCCGCAGCCGGGGGCGACCCCGGCGGGTCCGCCGCCGCCGCGTTCGTGGGTGGACAAGGACCCGGCGGCCGCGGCGCGGCTGGCGGCGGCGCGGACCGCCGTCTCGGCGCTCGCGGAGGGGCTGAACCTGCCCCAGGAGAACCTGATCACCCCGGACACGGTCCGCCGGCTGTGCTGGGAGCCGCCGCAGCGGCTCGAGGCGGACGCGGTGGCGCAGGCCCTCGCGGTCCACGGCGCCCGTCCGTGGCAGATCGAACAGGTGACACCGGCGCTGGTCACGGCCCTGGCCGCGACCGCCTGA
- a CDS encoding ferritin-like domain-containing protein encodes MNVIKDDGGYEAWVRGFEAERERRAAVGDPDWDRGAVLDPALVRSLQRFQVGEDGDGLTLMGKADRAGDPVYAQAIRLFEAEEHNHARMLALLLAAGGAGTLDGHWSDAVFVRLRRLRGLRVELLLLMTAEAVALRYYRAVRDGAPDPLAAEVAGRILADEERHVPFHCRRLREALAPLPAPARRGATLAWQALLAGTAVVVAADHGPALRHLGVRRRRFTADVIRSSGPLARAMSRAPAPAASSPAGV; translated from the coding sequence TTGAACGTGATCAAAGACGACGGCGGGTACGAGGCATGGGTACGCGGCTTCGAGGCCGAGCGGGAGCGCCGCGCGGCGGTCGGGGATCCCGACTGGGACCGGGGGGCCGTGCTCGATCCGGCGCTCGTACGGAGCCTGCAGCGCTTCCAGGTCGGTGAGGACGGGGACGGGTTGACCCTGATGGGCAAGGCGGACCGGGCCGGGGACCCGGTGTACGCGCAGGCGATACGGCTCTTCGAGGCCGAGGAGCACAACCACGCGCGGATGCTGGCGCTGCTGCTGGCGGCGGGCGGGGCCGGAACCCTGGACGGGCACTGGAGCGACGCGGTGTTCGTACGGTTGCGCAGGCTGCGGGGGCTGCGGGTGGAACTGCTGCTGCTGATGACGGCGGAGGCCGTGGCCCTGCGGTACTACCGGGCGGTGCGGGACGGGGCCCCCGATCCGCTGGCGGCCGAGGTGGCGGGGCGGATCCTCGCGGACGAGGAGCGGCACGTCCCCTTCCACTGCCGGCGGCTGCGCGAGGCACTGGCCCCCCTCCCGGCGCCGGCCCGCCGGGGCGCCACCCTGGCCTGGCAGGCCCTGCTCGCGGGGACGGCCGTGGTCGTCGCCGCGGACCACGGGCCGGCGCTGCGCCACCTCGGCGTCCGGCGCCGCCGGTTCACCGCGGACGTGATCCGCTCCTCCGGCCCCCTGGCCAGGGCGATGTCCAGGGCTCCCGCCCCCGCCGCTTCCAGCCCCGCCGGCGTTTGA
- a CDS encoding thiolase family protein: MPRTVRDVVFVDGVRTPFGKAGPKGIYNGTRADDLVVKAIRELLRRNPDLDPAKIDEVAIAATTQIGDQGLTLGRTAGILAGLPQSVPGYSIDRMCAGALTAVTAVAGGVAFGAYDVALAGGVEHMGRHPMGEGVDPNPRFVSEKLVDESALFMGMTAENLHDRYPTITKLRADEYAVRSQEKAAKAYADGKIQQDLVPISVRNTNEAAGETGWGLVTTDEPMRPGTTLENLAGLKTPFRTHGRVTAGNAAGLNDGATAAIIASEDFARENNLPVKMRLVSYSFAGVEPEVMGYGPIPATEKALAQAGLSIEDIGLFEVNEAFAVQVLAFLEHYGIADDDARVNQYGGAIAFGHPLASSGVRLMTQLARQFEEQPHVRYGLTTMCVGFGMGATVIWENPNFNAEGDSK, from the coding sequence GTGCCTCGTACCGTCAGGGACGTCGTCTTCGTCGACGGCGTCCGCACCCCGTTCGGCAAGGCGGGCCCGAAGGGCATCTACAACGGGACCCGCGCCGACGACCTCGTCGTGAAGGCGATCCGGGAGCTGCTGCGCCGCAACCCGGACCTGGACCCCGCGAAGATCGACGAGGTCGCCATCGCCGCGACCACGCAGATCGGTGACCAGGGCCTGACGCTGGGCCGTACCGCCGGCATCCTCGCGGGCCTCCCGCAGTCCGTCCCGGGCTACTCCATCGACCGCATGTGCGCCGGCGCGCTGACCGCCGTCACCGCCGTCGCGGGCGGCGTGGCCTTCGGTGCGTACGACGTCGCCCTCGCCGGCGGTGTCGAGCACATGGGCCGCCACCCCATGGGCGAGGGCGTCGACCCGAACCCGCGCTTCGTCTCCGAGAAGCTGGTCGACGAGTCCGCCCTGTTCATGGGCATGACCGCCGAGAACCTGCACGACCGGTACCCGACGATCACCAAGCTCCGCGCCGACGAGTACGCCGTGCGCTCGCAGGAGAAGGCCGCCAAGGCGTACGCCGACGGCAAGATCCAGCAGGACCTGGTCCCGATCTCGGTGCGCAACACCAACGAGGCGGCCGGTGAGACGGGCTGGGGCCTGGTCACCACCGACGAGCCGATGCGCCCGGGCACCACGCTGGAGAACCTGGCCGGCCTGAAGACCCCGTTCCGTACGCACGGCCGGGTCACCGCGGGCAACGCCGCCGGTCTCAACGACGGTGCCACCGCCGCGATCATCGCGTCCGAGGACTTCGCCCGCGAGAACAACCTCCCGGTCAAGATGCGCCTCGTCTCGTACTCCTTCGCGGGTGTCGAGCCGGAGGTCATGGGCTACGGCCCGATCCCGGCCACCGAGAAGGCCCTCGCCCAGGCCGGCCTGTCCATCGAGGACATAGGCCTGTTCGAGGTCAACGAGGCCTTCGCGGTCCAGGTCCTCGCCTTCCTGGAGCACTACGGCATCGCCGACGACGACGCCCGCGTGAACCAGTACGGCGGCGCCATCGCGTTCGGCCACCCGCTGGCCTCCTCCGGCGTGCGCCTGATGACGCAGCTGGCCCGCCAGTTCGAGGAGCAGCCGCACGTCCGCTACGGCCTGACCACCATGTGCGTCGGCTTCGGCATGGGCGCCACGGTCATCTGGGAGAACCCGAACTTCAACGCCGAGGGAGACTCCAAGTGA
- a CDS encoding 3-hydroxyacyl-CoA dehydrogenase NAD-binding domain-containing protein has product MSTTAELLKGAAELFPDEVVTSAHVRHLDLPFGAGRFALITLDNGFDHTKPTTFGPQSLANLNAAIDQVEQEALAGSIVGAGITGKPFIFAVGADLKGVELLKKHDEALAIGKGGHDVFKRLSALAVPTFAYYNGAAMGGGVEVGLHCSYRTVSKAIPAFSLPEVFLGLVPGWGGCAILPNLIGAERAVSVIIENSLNQNKQLRGKQVFDLGIADALFEGADFLEQSLLWTANVLNGTTEVVRAEIDRGEAWDAAVAKGRFIADSKVHGAAPAAYRALDIIAAAKSGDLQAGFDAEDTALADLIMGGELRSGIYAFNLVQKRAKRPAGAPDKSLARPVTKVGVVGAGLMASQLALLFLRRLEVPVVLTDIDQERVDKGVGYVHAEIQKLLGKGRINQDKANRLTALVTGVLDKAEGFADADFIIEAVFEEMSVKQKVFAEVEAVAPAHAILATNTSSLSVSEMASKLRHPERVVGFHFFNPVAILPLLEIVRGEQTDDASLATAFGVARKLKKTAVLTKDAPAFVVNRILTRFMGEIQNVIDEGTPVVTAEKAIEPLGLPMSPLVLLELVGPAIGLHVSETLNRAFPERFTVSPNLAAVVKAGKRGFYVYDSGKPELDPEVAALLVQGDVVLTEEQVRDRVLDAVAQEIGLMLEEGVVAEAQDIDLCLITGAGWPFHLGGVTPYLDREGVSERVNGKKFLAPGLASVPA; this is encoded by the coding sequence GTGAGCACCACCGCTGAGCTCCTGAAGGGCGCGGCCGAGCTGTTCCCGGACGAGGTCGTCACGTCCGCGCACGTCCGCCACCTGGACCTGCCGTTCGGCGCCGGGCGCTTCGCGCTCATCACGCTGGACAACGGCTTCGACCACACGAAGCCCACCACCTTCGGCCCGCAGTCGCTGGCCAACCTGAACGCGGCGATCGACCAGGTCGAGCAGGAGGCCCTCGCGGGCTCCATCGTCGGCGCGGGCATCACCGGCAAGCCGTTCATCTTCGCGGTCGGCGCCGACCTCAAGGGTGTCGAGCTGCTGAAGAAGCACGACGAGGCGCTCGCCATCGGCAAGGGCGGCCACGACGTCTTCAAGCGTCTGTCGGCCCTCGCGGTCCCGACCTTCGCCTACTACAACGGCGCGGCGATGGGCGGCGGCGTCGAGGTCGGTCTGCACTGCAGCTACCGCACCGTCTCGAAGGCCATCCCGGCCTTCTCGCTGCCCGAGGTCTTCCTCGGCCTGGTTCCCGGCTGGGGCGGCTGCGCCATCCTGCCGAACCTGATCGGCGCGGAGCGCGCGGTCTCGGTGATCATCGAGAACTCGCTCAACCAGAACAAGCAGCTGCGCGGCAAGCAGGTCTTCGACCTGGGCATCGCGGACGCGCTGTTCGAGGGCGCGGACTTCCTGGAGCAGTCGCTCCTGTGGACCGCGAACGTCCTGAACGGCACCACCGAGGTCGTCCGCGCCGAGATCGACCGCGGCGAGGCCTGGGACGCGGCCGTCGCCAAGGGCCGCTTCATCGCGGACTCCAAGGTGCACGGCGCCGCTCCGGCCGCCTACCGCGCGCTGGACATCATCGCCGCGGCCAAGTCGGGCGACCTCCAGGCCGGCTTCGACGCCGAGGACACCGCGCTCGCGGACCTCATCATGGGCGGCGAGCTGCGCTCGGGCATCTACGCCTTCAACCTGGTCCAGAAGCGCGCCAAGCGCCCGGCCGGCGCCCCGGACAAGTCGCTGGCCCGTCCGGTCACCAAGGTCGGCGTCGTCGGCGCGGGCCTGATGGCCTCGCAGCTGGCGCTGCTCTTCCTGCGCCGCCTGGAGGTGCCGGTGGTCCTCACCGACATCGACCAGGAGCGCGTGGACAAGGGTGTGGGCTACGTCCACGCCGAGATCCAGAAGCTGCTCGGCAAGGGCCGCATCAACCAGGACAAGGCCAACCGCCTGACCGCCCTGGTGACCGGTGTCCTGGACAAGGCCGAGGGCTTCGCGGACGCGGACTTCATCATCGAGGCCGTGTTCGAGGAGATGTCCGTCAAGCAGAAGGTGTTCGCGGAGGTCGAGGCGGTCGCCCCGGCGCACGCGATCCTCGCCACCAACACCTCCTCGCTGTCGGTGTCGGAGATGGCCTCCAAGCTCCGGCACCCGGAGCGCGTGGTCGGCTTCCACTTCTTCAACCCGGTCGCGATCCTCCCGCTGCTGGAGATCGTCCGCGGTGAGCAGACCGACGACGCCTCGCTGGCCACGGCCTTCGGTGTCGCGCGCAAGCTGAAGAAGACCGCGGTCCTCACCAAGGACGCCCCGGCGTTCGTCGTGAACCGCATCCTGACCCGCTTCATGGGCGAGATCCAGAACGTCATCGACGAGGGCACCCCGGTCGTCACGGCGGAGAAGGCCATCGAGCCGCTCGGCCTGCCGATGTCCCCGCTGGTGCTGCTGGAGCTCGTGGGCCCGGCGATCGGTCTGCACGTCTCGGAGACCCTGAACCGCGCCTTCCCGGAGCGCTTCACCGTGTCCCCGAACCTCGCTGCCGTCGTCAAGGCGGGCAAGCGCGGCTTCTACGTCTACGATTCCGGCAAGCCGGAGCTGGACCCCGAGGTCGCCGCGCTCCTGGTCCAGGGCGACGTCGTCCTGACCGAGGAGCAGGTCCGCGACCGCGTCCTGGACGCGGTGGCGCAGGAGATCGGCCTGATGCTGGAGGAGGGTGTCGTGGCCGAGGCCCAGGACATCGACCTCTGCCTCATCACGGGCGCCGGCTGGCCCTTCCACCTGGGCGGCGTGACGCCGTACCTGGACCGCGAGGGTGTCTCGGAGCGCGTGAACGGCAAGAAGTTCCTCGCCCCGGGTCTGGCGAGCGTCCCGGCCTGA